From Novosphingobium decolorationis, one genomic window encodes:
- a CDS encoding glycosyl transferase, whose translation MRMAYLILAHDNAAQLGRLVERLLVSGNEDIAIIHADRASLLWPELEGELPGPAGRVHLIADPVTVRWGHWSQVAAVSKLVGEALRLGCDAAHLISGADWPLLPRAALAQEMARGMCHIEVRPGHLEERMQTYRFDTRYLRLDPQEDARAYAVTWQLRRLARWGDGARRLLRLDRARPFGPWSYGATWWSLPADALQILGEILPCTLASGRLNGTVCSDEHVIPTIIGAHFPERIAPNRRFVDFPHGASSPRTLTCEDTPALEASGAFFARKFDMGRDPFFLDLPRS comes from the coding sequence ATGCGCATGGCCTATCTCATCCTTGCCCACGACAACGCCGCGCAATTGGGTCGGCTCGTCGAGCGCCTGCTCGTGTCCGGAAACGAGGACATCGCGATCATCCACGCCGACCGCGCCTCGCTGCTCTGGCCCGAGCTGGAAGGCGAGCTTCCCGGACCTGCAGGGCGCGTCCATCTCATTGCCGATCCGGTGACCGTGCGCTGGGGCCACTGGAGCCAGGTCGCCGCGGTCTCCAAGCTGGTGGGCGAGGCGCTGCGCCTTGGCTGCGATGCAGCGCACCTCATCAGCGGGGCCGACTGGCCGCTCCTGCCGCGCGCCGCGCTGGCGCAGGAAATGGCGAGGGGCATGTGCCATATCGAGGTGCGCCCCGGCCACCTGGAAGAGCGCATGCAGACCTACCGCTTCGACACGCGCTATCTGCGGCTCGATCCGCAGGAGGACGCGCGCGCCTATGCGGTGACCTGGCAACTACGCCGCCTTGCGCGCTGGGGGGATGGTGCAAGACGCCTCTTGCGCCTCGACCGGGCGCGCCCCTTCGGCCCGTGGTCCTACGGTGCGACCTGGTGGTCGCTTCCCGCCGATGCGCTGCAAATCCTGGGCGAGATCCTGCCCTGCACGCTCGCCTCCGGGCGCCTCAACGGCACCGTGTGCAGCGACGAACATGTCATTCCCACGATCATCGGCGCCCACTTTCCAGAGCGCATCGCCCCCAACCGCCGCTTCGTCGACTTCCCGCACGGCGCTTCGAGCCCGCGCACGTTGACGTGCGAAGACACGCCCGCCCTGGAGGCCAGCGGCGCCTTCTTCGCGCGCAAGTTCGACATGGGCCGCGATCCCTTCTTTCTCGACCTGCCCCGCAGCTGA
- a CDS encoding oligosaccharide flippase family protein translates to MSVRGAALWSMGAQYATFTVQFAASVIISRFFLLPADVGLFSIALAAAMLVSIFQDLGITRFISGQPQMEPGALPFYAGVAVTIGWSVALVVTLAAPLVAHLYEEPALAPLLWLIAASYLITPYATVPAALLVRAMDFRALFKVNAGSALAGNGTAVALAAMGFGAGSLAWGVLATALVRAALANWQRPVRPRLPRVLAAVRPMLGFSSMSFVLSASAAIGQRSQDLIVGRLLGLAATGLFSRASALAGQLTTLLTGAIGTVFYAAFARKRDAGEPLAEPYLHLVACYTALNWAAMLGLALAAEPLVMLLYGPNWMGTASLLRWTALGEIFFVAVPLQMDVPLLLGQIRRLVWVNLLDTFAAVAILTAGAWISLEAAGLSRIAYGFVWWVIYASYLARLMAFPFTALLRVYLRSGTCALAAGLPLLLARWSGHGGAEMPFLHLLALSGLGVGLWLITLALTRHPAWGEVRAMLTALATPLRARLGR, encoded by the coding sequence ATGAGTGTCCGCGGCGCCGCCCTGTGGTCGATGGGCGCACAGTACGCGACCTTCACCGTCCAGTTTGCCGCGAGCGTCATCATCTCGCGCTTCTTCCTCCTGCCTGCCGACGTCGGCCTCTTCTCCATCGCGCTCGCTGCGGCGATGCTCGTCTCCATCTTTCAGGACCTGGGCATTACCCGCTTCATCTCGGGCCAGCCGCAGATGGAGCCGGGCGCCCTGCCGTTCTATGCAGGCGTCGCGGTGACGATTGGCTGGTCGGTGGCGCTTGTCGTTACGCTGGCCGCGCCGCTCGTAGCGCACCTTTACGAAGAGCCGGCCCTCGCCCCGCTGCTGTGGCTGATCGCGGCCTCCTATCTTATCACCCCCTACGCCACGGTCCCCGCCGCCCTGCTGGTGCGCGCGATGGATTTTCGCGCGCTGTTCAAGGTGAATGCAGGCAGCGCGCTGGCCGGGAACGGCACGGCAGTGGCGCTGGCGGCGATGGGCTTTGGAGCCGGGTCCCTCGCCTGGGGTGTTCTGGCCACCGCGCTTGTGCGCGCCGCGCTTGCCAACTGGCAGCGCCCGGTGCGCCCCCGCCTGCCCCGCGTGCTCGCGGCTGTCCGGCCCATGCTCGGCTTCAGTTCGATGTCCTTTGTCCTGAGCGCGAGCGCAGCCATCGGACAGCGCTCGCAGGACCTCATCGTCGGGCGCCTTCTGGGCCTTGCCGCGACCGGCCTGTTTTCGCGTGCGAGTGCGCTTGCCGGACAGCTCACCACCCTGCTGACGGGCGCCATCGGCACCGTCTTCTACGCCGCCTTTGCCCGTAAACGCGATGCGGGCGAGCCGCTGGCCGAACCCTATCTGCACCTTGTCGCCTGCTATACCGCGCTCAACTGGGCCGCGATGCTGGGCCTGGCGCTTGCCGCCGAACCGCTGGTGATGCTGCTCTATGGCCCCAACTGGATGGGCACGGCCTCGCTGCTGCGCTGGACGGCGCTGGGTGAGATCTTCTTCGTGGCCGTCCCCCTGCAGATGGATGTGCCGCTGCTGCTGGGGCAGATCCGGCGCCTCGTCTGGGTGAACCTGCTCGACACCTTCGCCGCAGTCGCGATCCTGACCGCGGGTGCCTGGATCAGCCTGGAAGCCGCGGGCCTGAGCCGCATTGCCTATGGCTTCGTGTGGTGGGTGATCTACGCCAGCTATCTCGCACGCCTCATGGCCTTTCCCTTCACCGCGCTGCTGCGCGTGTACCTGCGCAGCGGCACCTGCGCGCTCGCGGCGGGCCTCCCGCTTCTGCTTGCCCGGTGGAGCGGACACGGCGGGGCCGAGATGCCCTTCCTGCACCTTCTCGCCCTTTCGGGTCTGGGCGTCGGGCTCTGGCTGATCACCCTTGCCCTCACCCGCCACCCGGCCTGGGGCGAGGTGCGCGCGATGCTCACCGCCCTCGCAACCCCGCTGCGCGCGCGGCTCGGCCGCTGA
- a CDS encoding glycosyltransferase, giving the protein MSSCPPPAISVVLSVYNGERYLAQAIESVLAQTFADFEFLILDDGSRDGSRAILERYARRDARIRLTLRENRGLIVSLNELVVLAQAPIIARMDADDICRSDRFALQYAFLDAHPEYGVVGSWSADIDAEGRPLPPIGADHPCTHDEMLAAIARGGQLICHPSAMMRRSVVVDAGGYHAAFRHCEDLDLWLRLASLTHLGNIPERLLQYRRYPEQVSSRHATEQQIGSAVARLAYAERAAGRSDPTADLERLPPLDAFDDLFGREGVTRTLRSEIALHLVYSREAMGGDGFALLLQHVEDGGETQGLWRTVIRLVRFGLPGRALRLARALRAR; this is encoded by the coding sequence ATGTCCTCCTGCCCACCTCCTGCCATCAGCGTGGTCCTGAGCGTCTACAATGGGGAACGCTATCTGGCGCAGGCCATCGAGAGCGTGTTGGCCCAGACCTTTGCCGACTTCGAGTTCCTCATCCTCGACGACGGATCGCGCGACGGCTCGCGGGCGATCCTGGAGCGCTATGCAAGGCGCGATGCGCGTATTCGCCTGACCTTGCGCGAAAACAGGGGCCTGATCGTCAGCCTCAACGAGCTTGTCGTCCTGGCACAGGCCCCGATCATTGCGCGCATGGACGCCGACGACATCTGCCGCTCGGACCGCTTTGCCCTCCAATATGCCTTCCTGGATGCCCATCCCGAGTACGGGGTTGTGGGCAGCTGGAGCGCGGACATCGACGCCGAGGGCCGCCCGCTCCCCCCGATCGGCGCGGATCACCCGTGCACCCACGACGAGATGCTGGCCGCGATTGCCCGGGGCGGCCAGCTCATCTGCCACCCCTCGGCCATGATGCGCCGTTCGGTTGTCGTGGACGCGGGCGGATACCACGCCGCCTTCCGGCACTGCGAGGATCTGGACCTGTGGCTGCGCCTTGCCAGCCTCACTCACCTTGGCAACATTCCCGAGAGATTGCTCCAGTACCGGCGCTATCCCGAGCAAGTCTCCTCGCGCCACGCGACCGAGCAGCAGATCGGGAGCGCGGTTGCCCGTCTCGCCTATGCCGAGCGTGCGGCCGGACGGAGCGACCCCACGGCCGATCTGGAACGCCTGCCGCCGCTTGACGCCTTTGACGATCTCTTCGGCCGCGAAGGCGTGACGCGCACGCTGCGCAGCGAGATCGCCCTGCACCTTGTCTATTCGCGCGAAGCAATGGGCGGAGATGGCTTTGCCCTGCTTTTGCAGCACGTCGAGGATGGGGGCGAGACGCAGGGCCTGTGGCGTACCGTAATACGGCTTGTGCGCTTTGGCCTGCCGGGCCGTGCGCTGCGCCTCGCCAGGGCCTTGCGCGCACGATGA